One Aegilops tauschii subsp. strangulata cultivar AL8/78 chromosome 7, Aet v6.0, whole genome shotgun sequence genomic window carries:
- the LOC109755198 gene encoding peroxisomal ATPase PEX1 isoform X2: MASGGGMEVEVRVVGGARSCFVALPLHLIEALSRTSASGDLPPVLALDLRAAAGARWSLAWSGAASRSRAIEVAQELAECISLPDGTIAQLSVARSLTRADSVSIEPFSEDDWEILESRADLAEETILQQVGIVYEGMKFPLWLDGHNIVKFVVVSSCPKKSVVQLVPGTEVAVAPKKRKEKYQDVQKQGSLKEQVETKALLRVQAADRKYAHKFKSKGIELGVVLSYAVLIHPDTAARTSFGNLQLVTISSKSSPKGLIEQGKEAAQKKGVSVPKRTREVVVYVLFSDSVAKGHVMLPYSIRHFISADTHSWVYVKKYTANVKKDEPIMKMCPLHFSMHEKYVHDNSDLGGHEKDTWRNTSIPSENGNFFQKAPNNEHLLSTDADSISESMSEQKVLIKHWFIGQLKEMAFHAENSEISSVVLPAKVLIHFEVVDGKLSRGVDFLYLLTITFENPGYNNSQGNVEITWKAPTDDLENLELNFGRLELGEALSFDSVVDDGFNNAFKLTRSSLGWMENAMSDVTKRLSVLVSSTALRLFNRLKLPFPGYVLVHGPRGSGKTALTRAAAKYFEDHQEILAHIIYMDCSKLAIGKAKETRQAIEESISEALLHSPSIIIFDDLDNVISVSSDPQVSQSSSSSDSLVRYLTDILDEYKDKSRNACGYGPIALMASVQSLQSLPQELTSSGRFDFHVELRALAIPEREALLKHQVEEHKLQCSEEVISEIASKCDGYDAYDLGILVDRAVHAAASRFVLPSACLNSVNPTLVKEDFLKALHDFLPVAMRDLRKYAPDGNNGGWEDVGGLNEAVTIIKETLELPSKYPNVFTKAPVRMRSNILLYGPPGCGKTHIVRVAAAACSLRFISVKGPELLNKYIGSSEQSVRDFFAKAAAAAPCLLFFDEFDSIAPQRGTHSAGVSDRVVNQFLTELDGVETLTGVFVFAATSKPQLIDAALLRPGRFDRLVFCDFPRWDERVEILKVHSRTVSLASDASLEDVASLTEGFTGADLAAIITDAGLAAVHEVLDSRQDGIPEREPCISKELLMSVAMKARPSTPADDKSGYDKEFGEFVSSRKSLSTKARESKGKKVTLA, translated from the exons ATGGCGAGTGGTGGTGGGATGGAGGTGGAGGTGCGCGTCGTGGGCGGTGCCCGGAGCTGCTTCGTCGCGCTCCCGCTCCACCTCATCGAGGCCCTCTCCCGCACCTCCGCCTCAGGCGACCTCCCGCCCGTCCTCGCGCTCGACCTCCGCGCGGCCGCCGGCGCACGGTGGTCCCTCGCCTGGTCCGGCGCCGCGTCCCGATCCCGTGCCATCGAG GTTGCACAGGAGTTAGCAGAGTGCATTTCATTGCCTGATGGAACAATAGCTCAACTCAGTGTAGCTCGCTCTCTGACCAGAGCTGACTCGGTCAGTATAGAGCCCTTTAGTGAGGATGATTGGGAGATACTAGAGAGCCGTGCTGATTTGGCTGAAGAAACGATTTTGCAGCAG GTCGGTATTGTTTATGAGGGCATGAAATTTCCGCTGTGGTTGGATGGCCATAATATTGTAAAGTTTGTTGTGGTTTCATCTTGTCCCAAGAAGTCAGTTG TTCAACTTGTGCCGGGAACTGAAGTTGCCGTGGCACCCAAAAAACGTAAAGAGAAATATCAAGATGTGCAAAAGCAAGGTTCATTGAAGGAACAGGTCGAAACAAAGGCACTCTTGCGTGTGCAAGCAGCAGATAGAAAGTATGCACATAAATTTAAATCTAAGGGCATCGAGCTGGGGGTGGTTCTGAGCTATGCTGTGCTGATACATCCAGATACAGCTGCAAGGACTTCATTCGGTAATCTCCAGTTGGTCACTATTTCATCTAAATCATCGCCTAAGGGGCTTATTGAACAAGGCAAAGAAGCTGCACAAAAGAAGGGTGTTTCAGTACCCAAAAGGACCCGAGAAGTAGTTGTCTATGTCTTATTCTCAGACTCTGTTGCTAAAGGACATGTTATGCTTCCCTACTCTATTCGTCACTTTATAAGTGCAGACACACATTCAT GGGTTTATGTGAAGAAATACACTGCTAATGTCAAGAAGGATGAGCCTATAATGAAAATGTGTCCATTACATTTCAGTATGCACGAAAAATATGTGCATGATAACAGCGATTTAGGCGGTCATGAAAAGGACACTTGGAGGAACACCAGTATTCCTTCAGAAAATGGCAATTTTTTTCAGAAAGCTCCTAACAATGAGCATCTTCTGAGTACAGATGCTGATAGTATTTCTGAATCCATGTCAGAACAGAAGGTACTTATTAAGCATTGGTTTATTGGGCAACTTAAAGAAATGGCCTTTCATGCTGAAAATTCTGAGATAAGTTCAGTAGTTTTACCAGCCAAAGTTTTGATCCATTTTGAAGTGGTAGATGGGAAACTAAGCAGAGGAGTTGATTTTCTCTACCTGTTAACAATTACTTTTGAAAACCCTGGTTACAACAATTCACAAGGCAATGTTGAGATTACTTGGAAAGCCCCAACTGATGATTTAGAAAACTTGGAATTGAATTTCGGGAGGTTGGAGCTGGGTGAAGCTTTATCATTTGATTCTGTAGTGGACGATGGCTTCAACAATGCTTTTAAGCTGACTCGATCTTCGTTAGGTTGGATGGAGAATGCAATGTCGGATGTGACAAAAA GACTATCCGTGCTCGTGTCTTCAACTGCTCTGAGGTTATTTAACAGGCTAAAGCTCCCCTTTCCTGGATATGTTCTTGTCCATGGGCCTCGA GGTTCTGGGAAAACTGCTTTGACACGGGCTGCTGCAAAATACTTCGAAGACCATCAAGAGATACTGGCACACAT AATATATATGGATTGTTCCAAACTTGCAATTGGCAAGGCTAAGGAGACAAGGCAAGCAATTGAAGAGAGCATTTCTGAAGCTTTGCTTCATTCACCTTCTATCATCATATTTGACGATCTAGACAATGTAATTTCAGTCTCTTCAGATCCTCAAGTATCCCAATCGTCCAGTTCCTCTGATTCGTTAGTAAGATACTTGACTGATATCCTGGACGAGTACAAG GATAAAAGTCGTAATGCATGTGGATATGGACCTATTGCACTGATGGCTTCAGTTCAATCACTTCAGAGTCTTCCTCAAGAGCTGACTTCATCTG GGAGATTCGATTTCCACGTTGAACTCCGTGCTCTTGCCATCCCTGAGCGTGAAGCACTATTGAAACATCAAGTTGAGGAGCATAAGTTACAGTGTTCTGAGGAAGTTATTTCAGAGATAGCGTCAAAATGTGATGGCTATGATGCATATGACTTG GGAATTCTGGTTGATAGGGCTGTGCACGCTGCTGCCTCTCGTTTTGTCCTTCCTTCTGCCTGTTTGAACTCTGTAAACCCAACGCTGGTGAAGGAAGACTTCTTGAAGGCGCTGCATGACTTCCTTCCTGTTGCCATGCGTGATCTTAGGAAATATGCTCCTGATGGTAATAATGGTGGTTGGGAAGATGTTGGAGGGCTTAATGAAGCAGTAACTATTATTAAAGAG ACTCTTGAATTGCCATCAAAATACCCAAACGTCTTTACTAAGGCACCTGTACGGATGCGGTCGAACATCCTCCTCTATGGACCACCTGGATGCGGTAAAACACATATTGTGAGGGTTGCGGCTGCAGCTTGTTCTCTGCGGTTCATTTCAGTCAAGGGCCCAGAGCTGTTGAATAAGTACATTGGTTCTTCTGAGCAATCT GTTCGTGACTTTTTTGCAAAGGCTGCTGCGGCAGCACCTTGCTTACTATTTTTTGATGAATTTGACTCCATTGCACCCCAACGAGGAACACATAGTGCAGGAGTTTCTGATCGCGTTGTCAATCAG TTCTTAACTGAACTAGATGGTGTGGAAACCTTGACTGGAGTATTTGTATTTGCTGCTACAAG CAAACCACAATTAATTGATGCGGCACTGTTGCGCCCTGGAAGATTCGATCGTCTTGTCTTTTGTGATTTTCCTCGATGGGATGAGCGTGTAGAAATTCTGAAAGTGCACTCTAGGACG